The following proteins are encoded in a genomic region of Pseudoxanthomonas suwonensis 11-1:
- a CDS encoding gp53-like domain-containing protein: MSTFRILDQAPQYLLPDGRVNAGGSLTFYETDLTTPKLTWSDPDQTTPNPNPMPLDAAGRTLYDVWGEGEYGAVMRDAAGVAIWTRNNVRLGGDAGQEIPALVAGQFLTNDGSNLQWAPIREVPDPTGSNGQVLSTDGTNFNWIPLPEPPESDIGVQVGAAGYQWTNGLLIQWGAGQAPASGDKSTSEAVEFPILFDDTPYFVGLTPRLGTITSNGSLVCATYTNPGSSGFNANFSLADDDNKSWKAINVAVPFTWMAIGKKATRPDA; encoded by the coding sequence ATGTCCACCTTCCGCATCCTTGACCAAGCGCCCCAGTACCTGCTGCCCGACGGCAGGGTCAACGCCGGCGGCAGCCTGACCTTCTACGAGACCGACCTGACGACGCCGAAGCTCACCTGGTCCGATCCGGACCAGACCACGCCCAACCCCAACCCGATGCCGCTGGATGCGGCGGGGCGCACGCTCTACGACGTGTGGGGCGAGGGGGAGTACGGAGCGGTCATGCGCGACGCCGCCGGCGTGGCCATCTGGACCCGCAACAACGTGCGCCTGGGCGGTGACGCCGGGCAGGAGATCCCGGCGCTGGTGGCGGGGCAGTTCCTGACCAACGACGGCTCGAACCTGCAGTGGGCGCCGATCCGCGAGGTTCCGGACCCGACGGGCTCCAACGGCCAGGTTCTGTCCACGGACGGCACCAACTTCAACTGGATTCCGCTGCCCGAACCGCCGGAGAGCGACATCGGCGTGCAGGTCGGCGCCGCCGGCTACCAGTGGACGAACGGCCTGCTGATCCAGTGGGGCGCCGGCCAGGCCCCGGCGAGCGGCGACAAGTCGACCTCCGAGGCGGTCGAGTTCCCGATCCTGTTCGACGACACCCCTTACTTCGTGGGCCTGACCCCGCGTCTTGGCACCATCACCAGCAACGGCTCGTTGGTCTGCGCCACCTACACCAACCCCGGCAGCAGCGGGTTCAACGCCAACTTCAGCCTCGCCGACGACGACAACAAGTCGTGGAAGGCGATCAACGTGGCTGTGCCGTTCACCTGGATGGCGATCGGCAAGAAGGCGACCCGCCCCGATGCCTGA
- a CDS encoding TraB/GumN family protein: protein MRRMLGWWMTFLLGAAPIAAMAQADAPVPVDGDGDVVDMAPVLVAGVQPGPGLWRVSKDDHVLYILGTQSPLPRDIDWDAREVREVLDEAGAVLGSPGLSVDADVGFFRGLTLVPSAMKAMRNPGGATLAEVLPPELYARWSPLKQQYMGRDRGVEKKRPLIAVYELYKAALDHSRLRQGGVVGPVLAKELKARGLESTSTVLKLKIEDPRQALADFRGEALKPQDLECFVATLDVIEQDLPRIAARANAWAVGDVAAMRSMPRNRRQLADCMDAWVQTEAARKRGFTDIEARIRDRWVAAVEKALAAHSVSFATMSIDTLLYDREGYLAALSAKGYRIQAPDELEEADEELPAEDAPDAAATG from the coding sequence ATGCGACGCATGCTGGGCTGGTGGATGACATTCCTGCTGGGCGCGGCGCCCATCGCGGCGATGGCGCAGGCGGATGCACCCGTGCCGGTGGATGGCGACGGGGATGTGGTGGACATGGCTCCGGTGCTGGTCGCCGGTGTCCAGCCCGGACCAGGGCTGTGGCGGGTCAGCAAGGACGACCATGTGCTCTACATCCTCGGTACCCAGTCGCCGCTGCCGCGCGACATCGACTGGGACGCGCGCGAGGTGCGCGAGGTGCTGGACGAGGCGGGCGCGGTGCTCGGCTCGCCGGGCCTGTCGGTCGACGCCGACGTCGGATTCTTCCGCGGCCTCACCCTGGTGCCATCGGCGATGAAGGCGATGCGCAATCCCGGCGGAGCGACGCTCGCCGAGGTGCTGCCGCCGGAGCTGTACGCACGCTGGTCGCCACTGAAGCAGCAGTACATGGGCCGCGACCGCGGGGTGGAGAAGAAGCGCCCGCTGATCGCCGTGTATGAGCTCTACAAGGCCGCGCTGGACCACAGCCGGCTGCGCCAGGGGGGAGTGGTCGGGCCGGTACTGGCAAAGGAATTGAAGGCGCGTGGCCTGGAGTCCACCTCGACCGTACTCAAGCTGAAAATCGAGGACCCGCGCCAGGCCCTGGCCGATTTCCGCGGCGAGGCGCTCAAGCCGCAGGACCTGGAGTGCTTCGTCGCCACGCTCGACGTGATCGAGCAGGACCTGCCGCGGATCGCCGCACGCGCCAACGCCTGGGCGGTAGGCGACGTGGCCGCGATGCGGTCGATGCCGCGCAACCGCCGGCAGCTGGCCGACTGCATGGATGCCTGGGTGCAGACCGAAGCCGCGCGCAAGCGCGGCTTCACCGACATCGAAGCGCGGATCCGCGACCGCTGGGTGGCCGCGGTGGAGAAGGCGCTGGCCGCGCACAGTGTCTCGTTCGCGACGATGAGCATCGACACCCTGCTGTACGACCGCGAGGGTTATCTGGCCGCGCTTTCCGCGAAGGGCTACCGCATCCAGGCGCCGGACGAGCTGGAGGAGGCGGACGAAGAGTTGCCGGCGGAAGATGCGCCGGACGCTGCAGCCACCGGCTGA
- the dxs gene encoding 1-deoxy-D-xylulose-5-phosphate synthase, with protein sequence MIDSQRYPRLASIDSPVDLRRFDEAELPAVAQELRGYLIESVGRSGGHFGAGLGVVELTVALHYLYDTPGELLVWDVGHQTYPHKILTGRRDRIHTVKQKDGVAPFPKREESEYDTFGVGHSSTSISAALGMAIARKQAGDERQVVAVIGDGAMTAGMAYEALNHAGGMDEEPNVLVILNDNRMSISEAVGGLTKMLGRLTGSATLNRIREGGKKLLGDKHSPPARFVKRWEGHWKGMFVPSTLFEQMGFHYTGPIDGHDLPALVAALRTAKSLKGPQLLHVMTTKGKGYELAEGDQIGYHAVGPFDPAKGLAPKTGPKKPTYTDVFGDWLCDMAAAEPRLLGITPAMREGSGLVRFSKEYPQRYFDVAIAEQHAVTLAAGMATQGAKPVVAIYSTFLQRGYDQLVHDVATQNLDVLFAIDRGGVVGPDGATHAGNLDLSFLRCVPNMVVMAPADENECRQMLTTGLQHAGPAAVRYPRGTGPGVAIEPALDTLPIGKAQLRRNGSRVALLAFGATVTAAEQVGAELGLTVVNMRFIKPLDRALVLELARTHDGLVTIEDNVVAGGAGSAVSELLNAEGIAMAVLQLGLPDAFQHHASREDLLAEAGIDAAGIRASLLRRWPQLASGEGALPLAAGG encoded by the coding sequence ATGATCGACTCCCAACGCTATCCGCGCCTTGCCAGCATCGATTCGCCCGTGGACCTGCGCCGCTTCGACGAGGCCGAGCTGCCCGCGGTCGCGCAGGAGCTGCGTGGCTACCTGATCGAGTCGGTCGGTCGCAGCGGTGGCCACTTCGGCGCCGGCCTGGGCGTAGTCGAGCTGACCGTCGCCCTGCATTACCTCTACGACACGCCCGGGGAACTGCTGGTCTGGGACGTCGGCCACCAGACCTACCCGCACAAGATCCTCACCGGACGCCGAGACCGCATCCACACCGTCAAGCAGAAGGACGGCGTGGCCCCCTTCCCCAAGCGCGAGGAAAGCGAGTACGACACCTTCGGCGTCGGCCACTCCTCCACCTCGATCTCCGCCGCGCTGGGCATGGCCATCGCCCGCAAGCAGGCCGGCGACGAGCGCCAGGTGGTGGCGGTGATCGGCGACGGCGCGATGACCGCGGGCATGGCCTACGAGGCGCTCAACCATGCCGGCGGCATGGACGAGGAGCCCAACGTCCTGGTCATCCTCAACGACAACCGGATGTCGATCTCCGAGGCGGTCGGCGGCCTGACCAAGATGCTGGGCCGGCTCACCGGCAGCGCCACCCTCAACAGGATCCGCGAGGGCGGCAAGAAGCTGCTGGGCGACAAGCACAGCCCGCCGGCGCGCTTCGTCAAGCGCTGGGAAGGCCACTGGAAGGGCATGTTCGTGCCCTCCACCCTGTTCGAACAGATGGGCTTCCACTACACCGGCCCGATCGACGGCCACGACCTGCCCGCGCTGGTCGCCGCGCTGCGCACCGCCAAGTCGCTCAAGGGCCCGCAGCTGCTGCACGTGATGACCACCAAGGGCAAGGGCTACGAGCTGGCCGAGGGCGACCAGATCGGCTACCACGCCGTGGGTCCGTTCGACCCGGCCAAGGGCCTGGCCCCCAAGACGGGGCCGAAGAAGCCGACCTACACCGACGTCTTCGGCGACTGGCTGTGCGACATGGCTGCCGCCGAGCCGCGCCTGCTGGGCATCACCCCGGCCATGCGCGAGGGCTCGGGGCTGGTGCGGTTCTCGAAGGAGTACCCGCAGCGCTATTTCGACGTGGCCATCGCCGAGCAGCACGCAGTGACCCTGGCCGCCGGCATGGCCACCCAGGGCGCCAAGCCGGTGGTCGCGATCTACTCGACCTTCCTGCAGCGCGGCTACGACCAGCTGGTCCACGACGTGGCCACCCAGAACCTGGACGTGCTGTTCGCGATCGACCGCGGCGGCGTGGTAGGTCCCGACGGCGCCACCCATGCCGGCAACCTCGACCTGAGCTTCCTGCGCTGCGTGCCGAACATGGTCGTCATGGCGCCGGCCGACGAGAACGAGTGCCGGCAGATGCTGACCACCGGCCTCCAGCATGCGGGCCCGGCCGCGGTGCGCTACCCGCGCGGCACCGGCCCCGGGGTAGCGATCGAGCCGGCCCTGGACACCCTGCCGATCGGCAAGGCACAGCTGCGCCGCAACGGTTCGCGCGTGGCCCTGCTGGCCTTTGGCGCGACCGTGACGGCCGCCGAGCAGGTCGGCGCGGAGCTGGGCCTGACCGTGGTCAACATGCGCTTCATCAAGCCGCTGGACCGCGCACTGGTTCTCGAGCTGGCGCGCACGCACGACGGCCTGGTCACGATCGAGGACAACGTCGTCGCCGGTGGCGCCGGCTCGGCGGTGTCCGAGCTGCTCAACGCCGAAGGCATCGCCATGGCCGTGCTGCAGCTGGGCCTGCCGGACGCCTTCCAGCACCACGCCAGCCGCGAGGACCTGCTGGCCGAGGCCGGCATCGACGCCGCGGGCATCCGCGCCTCGCTGCTGCGCCGCTGGCCGCAGCTGGCCTCCGGCGAAGGCGCCCTGCCGCTGGCAGCGGGCGGCTGA
- a CDS encoding HNH endonuclease gives MDWIHWQDATCLYARDAVAWTLGTPCMRVHGGVNRDTGSRSIIELHPIIATRGHARARALDPTPALSNPALFARDSYLCLYCGQQFPRPQLTRDHVIPLSRGGLDIWENVVSACFHCNSRKSNRTPHQANMPLLAVPYRPSWIEHLILSNRNILADQMAFLRAQLPRRSRI, from the coding sequence ATGGACTGGATCCACTGGCAGGACGCGACCTGCCTCTACGCCCGCGACGCCGTCGCCTGGACCCTGGGCACGCCCTGCATGCGCGTGCATGGCGGCGTGAACCGCGATACCGGCAGCCGCAGCATCATCGAGCTGCATCCGATCATCGCCACCCGCGGCCATGCCCGCGCCCGCGCGCTGGACCCGACCCCTGCCCTGTCCAACCCCGCGCTGTTCGCGCGCGACTCCTACCTGTGCCTCTACTGCGGCCAGCAGTTCCCGCGCCCACAGCTGACCCGCGACCACGTCATCCCGCTCTCGCGCGGCGGCCTGGACATCTGGGAGAACGTGGTCAGCGCCTGCTTCCACTGCAACTCGCGCAAGAGCAACCGCACCCCGCACCAGGCCAACATGCCGCTGCTGGCGGTGCCCTACCGGCCAAGCTGGATCGAGCACCTGATCCTGTCCAACCGCAACATCCTGGCCGACCAGATGGCATTCCTGCGCGCACAGCTGCCGCGCCGCTCCAGGATCTGA
- a CDS encoding LEA type 2 family protein — MALPRRILPLIALGMGLVLLAACSGKVKRVSPPAASIQQLSVERDGSWTVELRLHNYSSMSMRFEQVSLAVTVDEHPAGTLEASPAISIGPSAADTVRATLRPQPMARLAVADALAGRRELSYKLEGEVAATPEEAKRRSFTLDANGTLSPAPGLEGVLR, encoded by the coding sequence ATGGCACTTCCGCGACGGATTCTCCCGCTCATCGCCCTGGGCATGGGCCTGGTGTTGCTCGCCGCCTGCAGCGGCAAGGTCAAGCGCGTGTCGCCGCCGGCGGCATCGATCCAGCAGTTGTCGGTCGAACGCGACGGCAGCTGGACCGTGGAGCTGCGGCTGCACAACTACAGCAGCATGTCGATGCGCTTCGAACAGGTCTCGCTGGCGGTGACCGTGGACGAGCACCCGGCCGGCACCCTGGAGGCCAGCCCGGCGATCTCCATCGGCCCCTCGGCGGCCGATACGGTGCGCGCCACCCTGCGCCCGCAGCCGATGGCCCGCCTCGCCGTGGCCGATGCCCTGGCCGGCCGCCGCGAGCTTTCCTACAAGCTCGAGGGCGAAGTCGCCGCCACTCCGGAGGAAGCCAAGAGGCGCAGCTTCACGCTGGATGCCAACGGCACCCTGAGCCCGGCGCCGGGCCTGGAAGGCGTGCTGCGCTGA
- a CDS encoding lipocalin family protein produces MRTTILTLLLCCAGLVAAGARAAQPVTSVEQLDLSRYAGHWHEIARLPVSYQRRCASDITAHYTLRSDGTIGVRNACRTKDGETAAVDGVARQVEGHPARLQVRFAPDWLGWLPLVWADYWVLALDPDYQWSLVGEPDRKYLWILARSPSMDAALFASLKQRAEEMGYDLSDLVVDAQLLGEPDSESEPAAEAGGHEATP; encoded by the coding sequence ATGCGCACGACGATCCTGACCCTGCTGCTCTGCTGTGCCGGCCTGGTGGCCGCGGGCGCACGGGCGGCACAGCCGGTGACCTCGGTCGAGCAGCTGGACCTGAGCCGCTATGCGGGACACTGGCACGAGATCGCCCGCCTGCCCGTGTCCTACCAGCGCCGCTGCGCCAGCGACATCACCGCCCACTACACCCTGCGCAGCGACGGCACGATCGGCGTGCGCAACGCCTGCCGGACGAAGGATGGCGAAACGGCCGCGGTCGATGGCGTGGCCCGCCAGGTCGAAGGCCACCCCGCCCGCCTGCAGGTACGCTTCGCACCCGACTGGCTGGGCTGGCTGCCGCTGGTATGGGCCGACTACTGGGTATTGGCGCTGGATCCGGACTACCAGTGGTCGCTGGTCGGCGAGCCCGACCGCAAGTACCTGTGGATCCTCGCCCGCTCGCCCTCGATGGACGCTGCCCTGTTCGCCAGCCTGAAGCAGCGCGCCGAGGAGATGGGCTACGACCTGTCCGACCTGGTGGTGGATGCGCAGCTGCTCGGCGAACCCGATTCCGAATCGGAACCGGCGGCCGAGGCTGGCGGCCACGAAGCCACGCCGTAG
- a CDS encoding DUF6491 family protein, which produces MKWLPIPAMLTVALLAACASSPRLSDAEERALYRAHAGEPVSSFSLFGKPHGWTALGDDALVVWTRPRQAWLLDLSGSCQDLPYALSIMITSTGSRVQSKFDSVQPVGPMVSPVGRMPCRIHEIRPLDTTALRQAEQELRQAEVEERPGTPQD; this is translated from the coding sequence ATGAAGTGGCTACCCATTCCCGCCATGCTCACCGTGGCCCTCCTCGCCGCCTGCGCCAGCTCGCCGCGGCTCAGCGACGCCGAAGAGCGCGCGCTGTACCGCGCACATGCCGGCGAGCCGGTATCCAGCTTCAGCCTCTTCGGCAAGCCGCACGGCTGGACCGCGCTGGGCGATGACGCCCTGGTGGTCTGGACCCGCCCCCGCCAAGCCTGGCTGCTGGACCTGTCCGGCTCCTGCCAGGACCTGCCCTATGCGCTGTCGATCATGATCACCAGCACCGGATCGCGGGTGCAGTCGAAGTTCGATTCGGTGCAGCCGGTGGGCCCGATGGTTTCCCCCGTCGGTCGCATGCCCTGCCGGATCCACGAGATCCGCCCGCTGGACACGACCGCCCTCCGCCAGGCGGAGCAGGAACTGCGGCAGGCCGAGGTCGAAGAGCGGCCCGGCACCCCGCAGGACTGA
- a CDS encoding oxidative damage protection protein translates to MTRTIFCQYEKREAEGLDFIPWPGELGKRIHANIGKPAWAAWLAHQTMLINENRLSPRDPQHRAFLEEQMEKFLFGGDAEQPAGYVPPADQG, encoded by the coding sequence ATGACCCGCACCATCTTCTGCCAGTACGAAAAGCGCGAGGCCGAGGGCCTGGATTTCATTCCCTGGCCCGGCGAACTGGGCAAGCGCATCCACGCCAACATCGGCAAGCCCGCATGGGCCGCCTGGCTGGCGCACCAGACCATGCTGATCAACGAGAACCGGCTGTCGCCCCGCGACCCGCAGCACCGCGCCTTTCTCGAGGAGCAAATGGAGAAGTTCCTGTTCGGCGGCGACGCCGAGCAGCCGGCCGGCTACGTCCCGCCCGCGGACCAGGGCTGA
- the mutY gene encoding A/G-specific adenine glycosylase, with the protein MAADTADRFVAPLLDWFDRHGRHDLPWQHPRTPYRVWLSEIMLQQTQVATVIPYFLRFVESFPTLPDLAAASTDQVMAHWAGLGYYARARNLHAAARRCVEQHGGDLPRDLDALLALPGIGRSTAGAILSQAWGDPFPILDGNVKRVFARWHGIHGWPGTPAVEKQMWGLANQHVRHVPAGRLADYTQAQMDFGATQCTRAAPACLTCPLADGCVALREGLVDALPTPRPGKTLPEREAIALLLEDAGGRLLLQRRPPTGIWASLWTLPQDETESGLRTWFEREVDGDLDAAEALPTIVHTFSHYRLHLQPLRLRKVAPRARVGDNEAQRWVSRAELASLGLPAPIRKLLDSL; encoded by the coding sequence GTGGCCGCTGATACCGCCGATCGCTTCGTCGCACCGCTGCTGGACTGGTTCGACCGCCACGGCCGCCACGACCTGCCCTGGCAGCATCCGCGCACCCCGTACCGGGTCTGGCTGTCGGAAATCATGCTGCAGCAGACCCAGGTCGCCACGGTCATCCCGTACTTCCTGCGTTTCGTCGAAAGCTTCCCCACCTTGCCCGACCTGGCCGCCGCCAGCACCGACCAGGTGATGGCGCACTGGGCCGGCCTCGGCTACTACGCCCGCGCCCGCAACCTGCACGCTGCGGCCAGGCGCTGCGTCGAGCAGCATGGTGGCGACCTGCCGCGCGATCTCGATGCATTGCTGGCGCTGCCCGGGATCGGCCGCAGCACCGCCGGAGCCATCCTGTCCCAGGCCTGGGGCGATCCGTTCCCGATCCTGGATGGCAACGTGAAGCGCGTGTTCGCCCGCTGGCATGGCATCCACGGCTGGCCGGGCACGCCCGCGGTGGAGAAGCAGATGTGGGGGCTGGCCAACCAACACGTCCGGCACGTCCCGGCCGGCCGCCTGGCGGACTACACCCAGGCGCAGATGGATTTCGGCGCCACCCAGTGCACCCGCGCCGCGCCGGCCTGCCTGACCTGCCCCCTGGCCGATGGCTGCGTCGCCCTGCGCGAAGGCCTGGTCGATGCCCTGCCCACGCCGCGCCCGGGCAAGACCCTGCCCGAGCGCGAAGCGATCGCCCTGTTGCTGGAGGACGCCGGGGGCCGCCTGCTGCTGCAGCGGCGCCCGCCGACCGGGATCTGGGCCTCGCTGTGGACCCTGCCGCAGGACGAGACCGAATCCGGCCTGCGTACATGGTTCGAGCGGGAGGTCGATGGCGACCTCGACGCCGCCGAGGCGCTGCCAACCATCGTCCACACCTTCAGCCACTACCGCCTGCACCTGCAGCCGCTGCGCCTGCGCAAGGTCGCCCCCCGCGCCCGCGTGGGCGACAATGAGGCCCAGCGCTGGGTGTCGCGCGCCGAACTGGCCTCGCTGGGCCTGCCCGCGCCCATCCGCAAGCTGCTCGACTCACTCTGA